The proteins below are encoded in one region of Mus caroli chromosome 10, CAROLI_EIJ_v1.1, whole genome shotgun sequence:
- the LOC110302986 gene encoding LOW QUALITY PROTEIN: zinc finger protein 431-like (The sequence of the model RefSeq protein was modified relative to this genomic sequence to represent the inferred CDS: inserted 4 bases in 2 codons), with the protein MAAVTYEDVHVNFTHEEWVLLDPSQKSLYKDVMLETYWNLTAIGYKLEDLNSEEHPQRSRRYGRHKICHSEYKPCELKGHGKKQCTFADKRFLQIYERIHTEGKPYECKQCSQIFVNFCHLRKHEKKHTKEKLYECNHCGKSFPSRNSLQIHNRTHTGEKPYDCNECGKAFTCSSNLLLHKRTHTGEKPYDCSDCGKAFASSSNLQIHKRKHTGEKPYGCNQCGKAFAYSNALQKHERSHTREKIYECNQCGKAFARHRSLQNHEEHHTLEKPYECSQCGKAFAYSSNLYIHERSHTGEKPFKCTQCGKAFPSHSSLQIHERTHTGEKPYDCNECGKAFACRSNLLLHKRTHTGEKPYHCIECGKAFACSSSLQKHEKTHTGEKPYECNQCGKAFARRSDLYIHERIHTGEKPYECNQCGKAFVHCISLQRHERTHTGEKPYECNQCGKAFTRRFSLQVHERSHSGEKPYECNQCGKAFASRSSLRYHRKHHTAKKPXINQCGKAFPCCSHLQIHKRNHTGXRNYECSQCGQAFICHSNLHNHTKNVMERNPTKVIDAVSFGM; encoded by the exons gatacaaattggaagacCTGAATAGTGAGGAACACCCTCAGCGCTCTAGAAGATATGGAAG ACATAAGATCTGTCACTCTGAATACAAGCCTTGTGAACTTAAGGGACATGGAAAGAAGCAATGTACCTTTGCAGATAAAAGGtttcttcaaatatatgaaagaatCCATACTGAAgggaaaccctatgaatgtaagcaatgcaGTCAAATCTTCGTAAATTTCTGTCATCTTCGAAAGCATGAAAAAAAACATACTAAAGAAAAACTATATGAATGTAATCACTGTGGTAAATCCTTTCCAAGTCGCAATTCTCTTCAAATACACAACAGAactcatacaggagagaaaccctatgattGCAATgagtgtggtaaagcctttacatGTAGCAGTAATCTACTActacacaaaagaactcacacaggagagaaaccctatgattGCAGTGACTGTGGGAAAGCCTTTGCAAGTAGCAGTAATCTTCagattcataaaagaaagcacactggagagaaaccctatggatgtaaccaatgtggtaaagcctttgcatatagTAATGCTCTTCAAAAACATGAAAGAAGTCATACTAGAGAAAAAATCTATGagtgtaatcaatgtggtaaagcctttgcacgtCATAGAAGTCTTCAAAATCATGAAGAACATCATACTCTTGAAAAACCATATGAATGTagtcaatgtggtaaagcctttgcctATAGCAGTAATCTTTATATACACGAAAGAAGTCATACTGGAGAAAAGCCATTCAAATGTactcaatgtggtaaagcctttccAAGTCACAGTTCtcttcaaatacatgaaagaactcatacaggagagaaaccctatgactgtaatgaatgtggtaaagcctttgcatgtcGCAGTAATCTACTActacacaaaagaactcatacgGGAGAAAAACCCTATCATTGCATAGAATGTGGTAAAGCATTTGCATGTAGCAGTAGtcttcaaaaacatgaaaaaactcacactggagagaaaccttatgaatgtaaccaatgtggcaaagcctttgcacGTCGAAGTGATCTGTATATACATGAAAGAATCCACACGGGAGAGAAACCATATGAGTGTAatcaatgtggcaaagcctttgtaCATTGCATTAGTCTTCAGAGGCACGAACGGAcgcacactggagagaaaccctatgagtgTAACCAATGCGGGAAAGCCTTCACACGTCGCTTTAGTCTTCAGGTACATGAAAGAAGTCAtagtggagagaaaccttatgagtgtaatcaatgtgggaaagcctttgcaAGTCGTAGTAGTCTtcgatatcatagaaaacatcaTACTGCTAAGAAACC AATtaatcagtgtggtaaagcctttccATGTTGTAGTCATCTTCAAATCCACAAAAGAAATCATACTGG AAGAAACTATGAGTGTAGTCAATGTGGACAAGCCTTTATATGTCACAGTAACCTTCATAATCACACAAAAAATGtcatggagagaaaccctacaaaagTAATTGATGCAGTAAGCTTTGGCATGTAA